A window from Fodinibius saliphilus encodes these proteins:
- a CDS encoding flagellin, producing MASFGDLNRVNTNIQSLDSQLSLNRINKEMSENQLKMSTGKRINRAEDDSAGFSIATKLRSRVGG from the coding sequence ATGGCAAGTTTTGGAGATTTAAACAGAGTAAATACAAACATACAATCGCTGGATTCCCAGCTATCCCTGAACAGAATTAATAAGGAGATGTCCGAAAACCAGTTGAAGATGTCAACGGGTAAGCGGATTAACCGTGCGGAAGATGACTCGGCCGGGTTTTCGATTGCAACGAAGTTGCGCAGTCGTGTTGGCGG